Proteins encoded by one window of Candidatus Aramenus sp. CH1:
- a CDS encoding sulfurtransferase TusA family protein, protein MEELNLVDKECPEPFLRTVGKLMQMKEGRLKVIYKDPKCDEMIMQAVDLMSCKLIEHKQNGNIFEVVLEKVSDKKPKKVELNGC, encoded by the coding sequence ATGGAGGAACTCAACCTCGTTGACAAGGAGTGCCCTGAACCTTTCCTAAGGACAGTGGGGAAGTTAATGCAGATGAAGGAAGGTAGGCTAAAGGTAATCTACAAAGATCCCAAGTGCGACGAGATGATAATGCAGGCAGTAGACCTAATGAGTTGCAAGCTAATAGAACACAAGCAAAACGGTAATATCTTTGAGGTTGTGTTAGAAAAGGTCAGCGACAAGAAGCCCAAAAAGGTGGAACTAAACGGCTGCTGA
- a CDS encoding YHS domain-containing protein — translation MKVVCPVCNRLFEAECTPYKVQYNEVTYYFDTELCQIAFSREPDRFAVNCKGKPEQQTL, via the coding sequence ATGAAAGTAGTCTGCCCCGTGTGCAATAGGCTTTTTGAGGCTGAATGCACTCCGTACAAGGTGCAGTACAATGAAGTAACCTACTACTTCGACACGGAGCTGTGCCAAATAGCCTTCTCCAGGGAGCCCGACAGGTTTGCTGTCAACTGTAAGGGAAAACCAGAACAACAAACTCTCTAG
- a CDS encoding MarR family transcriptional regulator, protein MEVEKLKVRLPSGKEVGLIEALGFCYDISDTDFLVLKTLINAGEKTEDELASLLKLSKASINRSVNKLISVGFVERVKDQNSKGGRPRYIYKPLEPTLITQKIAKDFDYCAKLFGSLVPNELLK, encoded by the coding sequence ATGGAAGTAGAGAAACTAAAAGTGAGGTTACCCTCGGGTAAAGAGGTGGGGCTAATAGAGGCTCTGGGCTTCTGCTACGACATTTCGGACACCGACTTCCTGGTGCTGAAGACCCTCATAAACGCCGGGGAGAAGACAGAGGACGAGCTCGCCAGCCTCCTGAAGCTCAGCAAGGCGTCTATTAACAGATCTGTAAATAAGCTCATATCCGTGGGCTTTGTAGAGAGGGTAAAGGATCAGAACTCCAAGGGAGGGAGGCCTAGGTACATATACAAGCCGTTGGAGCCTACTCTAATCACTCAGAAGATAGCCAAGGACTTCGACTACTGTGCTAAGCTCTTCGGCAGCTTAGTGCCAAATGAGCTTTTAAAGTAG
- a CDS encoding 7-cyano-7-deazaguanine synthase — translation MRSLLLISGGLDSSAAAYYFKDKLMDCLYVNYGQRANAMQLKSAREICSELGKKLIYVNVKDMGRHFYDADWLRPHEPIRHRNVILLSFALVFAKERGYDEVIFPTVSDECVYETNKPKILEEMRRLGEVLGVRLSMPFLHMSKPMILKLGVMSGLDPSKTYSCVLGKRYHCGKCSQCEMRKMAFREAKISDPTKYYS, via the coding sequence GTGAGGAGCCTACTACTCATTTCAGGCGGGCTTGACTCTTCTGCGGCTGCGTACTACTTCAAGGACAAGCTCATGGACTGCCTCTACGTCAATTACGGGCAAAGGGCAAACGCGATGCAACTTAAGTCCGCAAGGGAGATATGCAGTGAACTGGGAAAGAAACTGATATACGTAAATGTAAAGGACATGGGAAGGCACTTCTACGACGCAGACTGGCTAAGGCCACACGAGCCGATAAGGCACAGGAACGTGATCTTGCTAAGCTTTGCCTTGGTCTTCGCGAAGGAGAGAGGCTACGATGAGGTCATATTCCCTACAGTGAGCGACGAGTGCGTCTATGAGACCAACAAGCCCAAGATCTTGGAGGAAATGAGGAGGTTGGGGGAGGTCTTGGGGGTGAGGTTGAGCATGCCTTTCCTCCACATGAGCAAGCCAATGATACTAAAGCTGGGCGTCATGAGCGGGCTAGATCCCTCGAAGACGTATTCCTGCGTTTTGGGGAAGAGGTACCACTGCGGAAAGTGTAGCCAGTGCGAAATGAGGAAAATGGCGTTTAGGGAAGCTAAGATCTCAGACCCAACAAAGTATTACTCTTAG